From Brochothrix thermosphacta DSM 20171 = FSL F6-1036, a single genomic window includes:
- the dhaM gene encoding dihydroxyacetone kinase phosphoryl donor subunit DhaM, with protein MTEFGIVIISHVPEIASGVVSLLKEASKDVPITYSGGNDDNEIGTSFSKIETAINKNSASSIYAFYDLGSAKMNLEMVAELSDKNITIYDTALIEGAYTAAALLATGASKDIVEEQLKPLVIK; from the coding sequence ATGACTGAATTCGGTATTGTGATTATTTCTCATGTCCCTGAAATTGCTTCAGGTGTTGTGTCGCTTCTGAAAGAAGCCTCAAAAGACGTACCTATCACCTATTCTGGTGGTAATGACGATAATGAAATTGGAACTAGTTTTTCAAAGATAGAAACAGCTATAAACAAGAACTCTGCTAGTTCTATCTACGCTTTTTACGATTTAGGAAGTGCTAAAATGAATTTAGAGATGGTTGCAGAACTCAGTGATAAAAACATCACTATTTATGATACAGCATTGATTGAAGGTGCCTATACAGCTGCTGCATTATTAGCAACAGGGGCTTCAAAAGATATTGTGGAGGAACAATTAAAACCACTTGTTATTAAATAA
- a CDS encoding amidohydrolase, which yields MNKLAEEVDGLFDEMVAFRRDLHAHPELQWEEVRTTEKVAAVLTELDIPFVRTKPTGIIANLVGAHPGKTVALRADMDALPVYELNRELSYRSVEDGKMHACGHDAHTAMLVTAAKVLKKYQNELHGTVRFIFQPSEENAEGADEMVRQGAVEGVDNAFGIHIWSQVPVGQVAVDPGSAFASADVVTIDFKGKGGHGAMPEGTIDVAVVASSFVMNAQAIVAREVNPLNPVVFTVGKMEVGTRFNVIAENARLEGTVRCFDEATQDRMIQRINEYADHVAGIYGATAKVNYRKGTAPVINEESSALFAQSLVADLYGIEAVKHEPPTTGGEDFSAYIQSIPGCFALVGSGNPEKDTEWAHHHGRFNIDEEGMRVGATLYANYAFEYLNK from the coding sequence ATGAATAAATTAGCAGAAGAAGTTGACGGATTATTTGATGAAATGGTAGCATTCAGACGAGATTTACACGCGCATCCTGAGTTGCAGTGGGAAGAAGTTAGGACAACAGAAAAAGTAGCTGCGGTTTTAACAGAGTTAGACATTCCATTTGTTAGAACAAAACCCACAGGTATTATCGCGAATTTAGTAGGGGCACATCCTGGTAAAACGGTGGCATTGCGAGCAGACATGGATGCTTTACCGGTATACGAACTTAATCGTGAATTGAGTTATCGTTCCGTGGAAGATGGTAAAATGCATGCATGTGGACATGATGCGCATACTGCGATGTTAGTTACTGCAGCAAAAGTTTTAAAGAAATATCAAAACGAATTACATGGAACGGTTCGCTTTATTTTTCAACCCTCAGAAGAAAATGCTGAAGGTGCTGATGAAATGGTAAGACAAGGTGCAGTTGAAGGTGTCGACAATGCTTTTGGTATTCATATTTGGTCGCAAGTACCTGTCGGTCAAGTAGCTGTTGATCCAGGATCTGCATTTGCATCAGCTGATGTCGTAACAATTGATTTCAAAGGAAAAGGTGGACACGGTGCAATGCCTGAAGGAACGATCGATGTTGCGGTGGTCGCCTCATCATTTGTAATGAATGCACAAGCTATCGTTGCACGAGAAGTTAATCCCTTAAATCCCGTAGTATTTACGGTAGGGAAGATGGAAGTGGGCACACGCTTCAATGTGATTGCTGAAAATGCGCGTCTGGAAGGTACCGTACGTTGTTTTGATGAAGCGACTCAAGATCGTATGATTCAACGTATTAATGAATATGCTGACCATGTTGCAGGTATCTATGGTGCAACAGCAAAAGTTAATTACAGGAAAGGAACTGCGCCTGTAATTAATGAAGAAAGCAGTGCGTTGTTTGCTCAATCACTGGTGGCTGATTTATATGGGATAGAGGCTGTTAAACATGAGCCACCAACAACAGGCGGTGAGGATTTTAGTGCCTATATTCAATCAATCCCAGGTTGTTTTGCTTTAGTTGGTTCAGGTAATCCAGAAAAAGATACAGAGTGGGCTCATCATCATGGTCGTTTTAATATAGATGAGGAAGGCATGAGAGTTGGAGCCACATTGTACGCCAACTATGCATTCGAATACCTTAATAAATGA
- a CDS encoding metal ABC transporter substrate-binding protein — protein MKFLYKKKIYVTLMIAALLMLTACGTSAGKDEKKSDEGKLSIVVTNSILEDMVNQVGGKHVDVHSLVPIAQDPHEHEPLPADTAKTSKAELIFYNGLNLETGNGWFTKLLDSTQQKDKEDKVTFAVSKGIDPIHLESKGQENEQDPHAWLSIQNGIKYIQNIEKTLSEKDPDNRADYEKNAAAYISKLEVVDKKAKKQMSDIPKDKAILITSEGAFKYFTQAYGLRAEYIWEINSENEGTPDQLTRIVDLAKDLKLPSLFVETSVNDKSMKTLSQETGVPIHEGKLFTDSLANKGEPGDTYLSMMEWNIKQIHDGLSK, from the coding sequence ATGAAATTTCTGTATAAAAAAAAGATCTATGTAACGTTAATGATTGCGGCTTTACTCATGCTAACGGCTTGTGGTACAAGTGCAGGTAAAGATGAAAAAAAGAGCGATGAGGGCAAATTATCAATTGTTGTTACAAATTCAATTTTAGAAGATATGGTTAATCAAGTTGGAGGAAAACATGTGGATGTTCACAGTCTCGTACCGATTGCACAAGATCCACATGAACATGAACCTTTACCAGCAGATACCGCAAAAACATCCAAGGCTGAGTTGATATTTTATAATGGTTTAAACTTAGAGACAGGAAATGGTTGGTTTACGAAGTTGTTGGATAGCACTCAACAAAAAGATAAAGAGGACAAAGTTACTTTCGCTGTTTCAAAAGGTATTGACCCAATCCATCTAGAGTCTAAAGGCCAAGAAAATGAGCAGGACCCACATGCGTGGTTATCAATCCAAAATGGTATTAAATATATACAAAACATTGAAAAAACATTATCAGAAAAAGACCCTGATAATAGAGCTGATTATGAGAAGAACGCAGCAGCTTATATTTCTAAATTAGAAGTCGTGGATAAAAAGGCGAAGAAACAGATGTCTGATATTCCAAAAGATAAAGCAATTCTTATCACAAGTGAAGGCGCCTTTAAATATTTCACGCAAGCGTATGGCTTACGAGCGGAATATATCTGGGAAATTAATTCAGAAAATGAGGGAACACCTGATCAGTTAACACGTATTGTTGATTTAGCGAAGGATTTAAAGTTACCAAGTTTGTTTGTTGAAACAAGTGTTAATGATAAGAGTATGAAAACACTATCGCAAGAAACTGGCGTACCAATCCATGAGGGGAAACTTTTTACAGATTCCTTAGCGAACAAAGGTGAACCTGGTGATACGTATTTAAGTATGATGGAATGGAACATTAAACAAATCCATGATGGTTTATCAAAATAA
- a CDS encoding DNA-binding domain-containing protein: MKKKELMLLFSQLRESPIDSDKNNKKELMAMAEKHNVAFKTLQEFRNLITETYQEIEKRGGVEKYIHSDTSWLKSELQLLLLSYQFCSDYGLKIADISDLISSNQSNLFPKTPSQLQNTFYKLKKDEILVEEICKSKPGRKRKSKSEKTANLKALQAKKKKQSVTYSNPEILRLLSDTMNNVQSLSHNPNNKDKINDVYQLINGLHTLSEMAVDASNIQATNTNTLNDYISLKSRFLNLELEQERLRKKYYRLQLLVASYIFLEDNKLHGHLDDFIDEAREILALQGVTFENHVKIEELIEAL; this comes from the coding sequence ATGAAGAAAAAAGAATTAATGTTACTATTCTCTCAACTAAGAGAATCACCAATTGATTCAGACAAGAATAATAAAAAAGAATTAATGGCTATGGCCGAAAAGCACAACGTTGCATTTAAAACGCTTCAGGAATTCCGAAATTTAATAACTGAAACATATCAAGAAATTGAAAAACGTGGCGGTGTCGAAAAATATATTCATTCCGATACAAGTTGGTTAAAATCAGAACTTCAATTACTACTATTATCTTATCAATTCTGTTCAGACTATGGCTTGAAAATCGCAGATATCTCAGATCTTATCAGCTCTAATCAATCCAATCTTTTTCCAAAAACACCTAGCCAGTTGCAAAATACGTTTTATAAATTGAAAAAAGATGAAATCCTTGTAGAAGAGATATGTAAAAGTAAACCTGGACGAAAACGTAAATCAAAATCTGAAAAAACCGCAAATTTGAAAGCCTTACAAGCAAAGAAAAAGAAACAGTCAGTAACGTATTCTAATCCAGAAATATTACGGTTACTATCTGATACAATGAATAATGTTCAATCCCTCTCACATAATCCTAATAATAAAGATAAAATCAATGATGTTTATCAACTTATAAACGGCTTGCATACTTTATCCGAAATGGCTGTTGATGCAAGTAATATTCAAGCCACAAACACAAATACATTAAATGATTATATTTCTCTAAAAAGCCGCTTTCTTAACTTAGAATTAGAACAAGAACGTTTGCGTAAAAAATATTATCGTTTACAACTACTTGTAGCAAGCTATATTTTCTTAGAAGATAATAAACTCCATGGACATCTAGACGATTTTATAGATGAGGCTCGAGAGATATTAGCACTTCAAGGTGTTACTTTTGAAAATCATGTGAAAATTGAAGAGTTGATTGAAGCCTTATAA
- a CDS encoding metal ABC transporter ATP-binding protein, with protein MEIKNLSVSYGNNQVLNDVSLTIKAGKLTGVLGPNGAGKSTFIKAIMKLIPSDTGTITLNNEKDIISYVPQRQSIDLTFPITVFDMVLMGTYPSLGLFKRPGKKEKEKVIESLESVEMAEFVKRQISELSGGQLQRVVIARALVQEADIYLLDEPFAGVDMVSEGIIMKRIRKLKAAGKTVVIVHHDLTKVREYFDDVILLHPDYTLFGSVDELFTPQSLKKIYGIEIHV; from the coding sequence ATGGAAATAAAAAATTTATCCGTTTCATACGGTAATAACCAGGTGCTTAATGATGTAAGTTTAACGATAAAAGCAGGAAAGCTAACAGGTGTATTAGGACCAAATGGTGCTGGTAAATCGACATTTATAAAGGCTATTATGAAATTAATACCTTCTGATACTGGAACAATCACCTTAAATAATGAGAAAGATATCATCTCATATGTACCACAGCGACAATCAATTGATTTAACATTCCCGATTACAGTATTCGATATGGTTTTAATGGGAACTTATCCATCATTGGGTTTATTTAAACGCCCAGGTAAAAAGGAAAAAGAAAAAGTCATTGAGAGTTTAGAGTCTGTTGAAATGGCAGAATTTGTCAAAAGACAAATATCAGAGTTATCAGGGGGTCAATTACAACGTGTAGTTATTGCACGCGCATTGGTTCAAGAAGCAGATATTTATTTACTCGATGAACCTTTTGCAGGTGTTGATATGGTGAGTGAAGGCATTATCATGAAGCGTATTCGTAAACTTAAAGCAGCAGGTAAAACAGTAGTGATTGTTCACCATGATTTGACAAAAGTAAGAGAATATTTTGATGATGTTATTCTGTTACATCCAGATTATACGTTATTTGGATCTGTGGATGAGCTGTTTACACCACAATCATTGAAAAAAATCTATGGAATTGAAATTCACGTATAG
- a CDS encoding metal ABC transporter permease, with translation MIFIEAVKEYNFLQQALITSILVGVSSGVIGSFVVLRGMSLMGDAISHAVLPGVAISYMLGINFLIGSTIFGILAALGIGFISDKSPLKNDSAIGIILSSFLALGMILVTMAKSSTNLYHILFGNILAVQRVDMWITLVVTMLVLLLVIIFYKELFVSTFDETIAKSYGLNTKVIHYFLMVLLTLVTVVALQTVGVILVVAMLVIPASTAYLLTNKLSHMIVLSTIIGMVSSVSGLYFSFVNNFASGPTIVMSATILFILAFIFSKKSTLSFKSNKKRGEKSNEISV, from the coding sequence ATTATTTTTATCGAAGCAGTGAAAGAATATAATTTTTTACAACAAGCATTGATTACATCTATATTGGTAGGGGTAAGTTCGGGTGTTATCGGTAGTTTTGTAGTTTTACGAGGGATGTCATTAATGGGAGATGCCATTTCCCATGCGGTTTTACCAGGTGTCGCTATTTCGTATATGTTAGGTATTAACTTTTTAATTGGCTCAACAATTTTTGGTATTTTAGCAGCATTAGGTATCGGATTTATTAGTGATAAGAGTCCGCTGAAAAATGATTCAGCAATCGGTATTATTTTGAGTTCTTTTTTAGCGCTCGGTATGATTTTGGTAACAATGGCAAAAAGTTCTACCAATCTTTATCACATATTATTCGGAAATATATTGGCTGTGCAACGTGTGGATATGTGGATAACATTGGTAGTTACGATGCTGGTATTGTTATTGGTGATTATTTTTTATAAGGAACTGTTTGTCAGTACCTTCGATGAAACAATTGCAAAAAGTTATGGCTTAAACACAAAAGTAATCCATTATTTTTTAATGGTTTTACTAACACTAGTAACGGTCGTAGCTTTACAAACTGTTGGGGTAATTCTTGTAGTAGCGATGTTGGTTATCCCCGCATCAACGGCATACTTATTAACTAATAAGTTGAGTCATATGATTGTTTTATCAACAATCATCGGAATGGTTAGTTCTGTTAGTGGCTTATATTTTAGTTTTGTGAATAACTTTGCTTCAGGACCAACAATTGTAATGAGTGCTACCATTTTATTTATACTAGCATTTATCTTTTCTAAGAAAAGTACACTATCTTTCAAATCCAATAAAAAAAGGGGAGAAAAAAGCAATGAAATTTCTGTATAA
- a CDS encoding quaternary amine ABC transporter ATP-binding protein has product MSKFEVKNLTKVFGKNSTKALSLLDDKLSKSEILKQTGATVGVNKVSFDVEEGEIFVIMGLSGSGKSTLIRLLNQLIEPTSGAMLLDGENLATMTKKELIEVRRKKMSMVFQNFGLFPNRTIQKNVEFGLEIQGIDKEERFKNAEKALKTVGLEGYGEQYPNQLSGGMQQRVGLARALANNPDVLLMDEAFSALDPLNRKDMQEQLIELQADLKKTIIFITHDLHEALRIGDRIMIMRDGSVVQIGTPEEILMNPANTYVEEFTEDVDRSKVLTAENVMIRPTTIDIDRRGPRFALKLMGEEGLSSVFVTRRHKLIGIVHALEVSEFIKKGEGEFEDIIHGDIPTTSSDTPVTDLIDEMSTSPVPLAVLKDEKFIGIVIRGSLLAALSGNGGDE; this is encoded by the coding sequence ATGTCTAAGTTCGAAGTAAAGAATTTAACAAAAGTATTTGGAAAAAATTCAACAAAAGCTTTATCATTATTAGATGACAAGCTATCCAAATCAGAGATTTTAAAACAAACAGGAGCTACTGTCGGAGTTAACAAGGTATCTTTTGATGTTGAAGAAGGAGAAATTTTCGTAATCATGGGACTTTCAGGAAGTGGTAAGTCTACGCTTATCCGCTTGTTGAATCAACTAATAGAGCCAACTTCTGGTGCAATGTTGTTAGATGGTGAAAATCTTGCGACAATGACTAAAAAAGAATTAATTGAAGTTCGTCGTAAAAAAATGAGTATGGTCTTCCAAAATTTCGGTTTGTTTCCTAACAGAACCATTCAAAAGAATGTTGAATTCGGTTTAGAGATTCAAGGTATCGATAAAGAAGAACGTTTCAAAAATGCAGAAAAAGCCTTAAAAACAGTTGGTTTAGAAGGATATGGTGAACAATATCCAAATCAATTATCTGGTGGGATGCAACAACGGGTAGGATTAGCACGAGCATTAGCTAATAATCCTGATGTACTCTTAATGGATGAGGCTTTTTCAGCGTTAGATCCTTTAAATCGTAAAGACATGCAAGAGCAATTGATTGAGCTTCAAGCTGATTTGAAGAAAACAATTATCTTTATTACGCATGATTTACATGAAGCTTTAAGAATTGGTGACCGCATTATGATTATGCGAGACGGTTCTGTTGTACAAATTGGTACACCGGAAGAAATTTTGATGAATCCAGCAAACACTTATGTTGAAGAGTTCACGGAAGATGTCGATCGTTCTAAAGTCTTAACAGCTGAGAATGTGATGATTCGTCCAACAACAATTGATATCGATCGTCGAGGACCTCGTTTTGCTCTTAAATTAATGGGTGAAGAAGGTTTATCAAGTGTTTTCGTAACACGTCGTCATAAGTTGATCGGTATCGTTCATGCACTTGAAGTTTCAGAGTTTATTAAAAAAGGTGAAGGCGAATTTGAAGATATCATTCATGGAGATATTCCAACAACATCTTCGGATACACCGGTAACTGATTTGATTGATGAAATGTCTACAAGTCCTGTTCCTTTAGCTGTGTTGAAAGATGAAAAATTTATCGGCATTGTTATTCGTGGTTCATTACTGGCTGCATTATCAGGAAATGGGGGCGATGAATAA
- a CDS encoding VOC family protein: MSFRMLHTCYRVKNLEKSIEFYKSALNFQVVKERDFPESQFKLVYLSNSLTDDRYELELTYNYDQTEPYDLGNGYGHIAVEADDLQRTHAAHKEAGYEVTDLKSLSNNAATYYFITDPDGYRIEVIQAK, encoded by the coding sequence ATGTCATTTAGAATGTTACATACTTGTTACCGTGTCAAAAACTTAGAAAAATCAATCGAATTTTATAAATCTGCGCTTAACTTCCAGGTAGTTAAAGAGCGTGACTTTCCAGAGTCGCAATTTAAGCTTGTTTACTTGAGTAATTCTCTAACTGATGATCGTTATGAATTGGAACTAACTTATAACTATGATCAAACTGAACCTTATGATTTAGGTAATGGTTATGGTCATATCGCTGTTGAAGCTGATGATTTGCAACGCACTCATGCTGCTCATAAAGAGGCCGGATATGAAGTAACAGACTTAAAAAGCCTTTCAAATAATGCTGCAACCTATTATTTCATTACCGATCCTGATGGTTACCGTATTGAAGTCATTCAGGCTAAATAA
- a CDS encoding DUF819 family protein — protein sequence MAQPVALAILVTILFIGDLVSVRTKAWVSSVFISALLFLIGYWTFFPKNIVEVSGISGGVAVMLMYLLITNLGTLLSFKELLNQWKTIVISLSGIIGMLVLLFTIGYWFLDLETILVAGPPLVGGIVSALIMSEAAQTAGLTSLSVLAILIYVMQGFAGYPLTSIFLKKEGRRLLKDYREGSWKPEVNVSDVVSETIDKQPKLFAKVPIRYNTNFFKLARLAIIACLAYLASTALAPILTVSPFVLCLLFGVIASSLGFLETKPLEKANGQGFAIMGLMLFIFDGIKNATPKMLQELVGPMVLIIVIGVIGMYIFSFIAAKILKISTNMAFAVALTALYGFPADYIITNEVVAALTEDEEERIVLRSYMLPPMLVGGFISVTMVSVVLAGIFAPILIGL from the coding sequence ATGGCACAACCAGTAGCATTGGCGATTTTAGTAACGATTTTATTTATCGGTGATCTTGTTTCAGTCAGAACAAAAGCATGGGTTTCATCAGTTTTTATTAGTGCACTATTATTTTTAATCGGTTATTGGACTTTTTTTCCGAAAAACATTGTGGAAGTTTCAGGTATCTCTGGAGGCGTAGCAGTGATGTTAATGTACCTCTTGATCACAAATCTTGGAACCTTATTATCGTTTAAAGAGCTGCTAAATCAGTGGAAAACAATTGTTATTTCATTAAGTGGTATTATCGGTATGTTAGTATTACTTTTTACAATTGGATATTGGTTCTTAGATCTTGAGACAATTTTAGTTGCAGGGCCACCATTGGTTGGAGGTATTGTTTCAGCACTAATAATGTCTGAAGCAGCACAAACGGCAGGTTTAACGTCTTTGTCCGTATTAGCAATTTTAATATATGTGATGCAAGGATTCGCGGGTTACCCGTTAACATCGATTTTTTTGAAAAAAGAAGGGCGACGTTTGTTGAAGGATTATCGTGAAGGAAGTTGGAAGCCAGAAGTAAATGTATCTGATGTTGTTAGTGAAACAATCGATAAACAGCCAAAATTATTCGCAAAAGTACCTATCAGATATAATACCAATTTCTTTAAGTTGGCTCGATTAGCAATCATTGCTTGTTTGGCTTACTTGGCATCAACTGCATTAGCTCCAATTTTGACAGTGAGTCCGTTTGTATTATGTTTGTTATTTGGTGTTATTGCTTCGTCACTTGGTTTTTTAGAAACAAAACCACTTGAGAAAGCCAACGGACAAGGGTTTGCCATCATGGGTTTAATGTTATTCATATTTGATGGAATAAAAAATGCAACACCAAAAATGTTACAAGAATTAGTGGGACCAATGGTTTTAATTATTGTGATAGGAGTCATTGGTATGTATATTTTTTCGTTTATCGCCGCGAAAATACTTAAAATAAGCACTAATATGGCATTTGCAGTTGCATTAACTGCATTGTATGGATTTCCAGCAGATTATATTATTACGAATGAAGTAGTAGCTGCCTTAACAGAAGATGAAGAAGAGCGCATTGTTTTACGTAGTTACATGTTACCACCCATGTTAGTTGGCGGTTTTATATCAGTCACAATGGTCTCAGTGGTGTTAGCAGGGATTTTCGCCCCTATTTTAATTGGACTTTAA
- a CDS encoding tyrosine-protein phosphatase — translation MKRKIINFRDIGGFSNDSNQFIKEKQIYRAGNLSQIKSISPAFSSYKIATVIDLRTLVEKGYHYTRYDFKNVVNVPLVDKSRQLLNRKTLKLISGKATEKDLENLMIDTYKNMALYCQDEINTIFSLLTEEKNFPLLIHCSAGKDRTGFIVALIQLLLEIPYQIVLTHYLASNDHVTKSLRGPARLLKIISFNRLDDQTLKPITTVRKEYLDAALDLIYAKHSSIESFLVTDCNMSIDDIKKIKDNLLS, via the coding sequence ATGAAAAGAAAGATTATTAATTTCCGCGATATTGGTGGTTTTTCAAATGATTCAAATCAATTTATTAAAGAAAAACAAATTTATCGCGCTGGTAACCTCTCACAAATCAAATCGATTTCTCCTGCATTCTCGTCTTATAAAATTGCCACAGTTATTGATTTACGCACCCTCGTTGAAAAAGGTTATCATTATACGCGTTATGATTTTAAAAATGTGGTCAATGTGCCTCTTGTTGATAAAAGCCGGCAACTACTTAATCGTAAAACCTTAAAACTAATTAGTGGTAAAGCCACTGAAAAAGATTTAGAAAACTTGATGATTGACACGTATAAAAACATGGCTCTCTATTGTCAGGATGAAATCAATACAATTTTTTCTCTACTCACAGAAGAAAAAAACTTCCCGCTATTAATTCATTGCTCTGCTGGTAAAGATCGTACAGGTTTCATTGTCGCTCTAATCCAACTCTTGTTAGAAATCCCGTATCAGATTGTTTTAACGCACTACCTTGCATCAAATGATCATGTTACAAAATCATTAAGAGGACCTGCTCGATTATTAAAAATAATCAGCTTTAATCGTCTTGATGACCAAACATTAAAACCAATTACAACCGTTCGTAAAGAGTATTTAGATGCTGCCTTAGACTTGATTTACGCTAAGCATTCATCGATTGAATCTTTTTTAGTGACTGATTGCAATATGTCTATAGATGATATCAAAAAAATTAAAGACAACCTCCTCAGTTAA
- the dhaK gene encoding dihydroxyacetone kinase subunit DhaK: MKKIMNQPENIVNEMLEGLVTIHDDLVYRVPNTNVIARLAKTPNKVGLVSGGGSGHEPAHAGFVGDGMLSAAACGAVFTSPSPDQVLEAIKVADNGAGVLMIIKNYSGDIMNFDMAKELAELEDIKVDFIVVDDDIAVEDSTYTSGRRGVAGTVYVHKILGAAARSGLSLEEIKKIADDLVPNIKTLGLAIKAATVPEVGKPGFDLGDDEIEFGIGIHGEPGYRREKMKTSQEMAKELVDTLSRSISFEGNSFAILVNGMGATPLMEQYVFANDVLPLIEAKGATVAYKKLGDYMTAIDMAGISLTVLNITDPRYLEWLDESVTTIAWN; this comes from the coding sequence ATGAAGAAAATTATGAATCAACCAGAAAATATTGTGAACGAAATGTTGGAGGGTTTAGTGACGATACACGATGATTTAGTCTACCGTGTACCCAATACAAATGTCATTGCTAGATTAGCAAAAACCCCTAATAAAGTTGGGCTAGTTAGTGGCGGTGGCAGCGGGCATGAACCTGCTCACGCTGGTTTTGTTGGCGATGGGATGCTTTCAGCCGCTGCATGTGGGGCTGTATTTACATCACCCTCTCCTGATCAAGTATTAGAAGCGATTAAAGTTGCCGATAACGGTGCTGGTGTACTCATGATTATTAAAAATTATAGTGGGGATATTATGAACTTTGATATGGCAAAAGAATTAGCCGAATTAGAAGATATCAAAGTTGATTTTATCGTTGTTGATGATGATATTGCTGTTGAAGATAGTACCTATACATCGGGACGTCGTGGTGTTGCGGGTACCGTATACGTGCATAAAATTTTAGGCGCAGCCGCTCGATCTGGGTTATCGCTAGAAGAAATTAAAAAAATTGCGGATGATCTTGTGCCGAATATAAAAACACTTGGCTTAGCAATTAAAGCTGCTACTGTTCCAGAAGTTGGTAAACCTGGTTTTGACTTAGGCGATGATGAAATTGAGTTCGGTATCGGCATTCATGGAGAACCAGGTTATCGTAGAGAAAAAATGAAAACATCACAAGAAATGGCGAAAGAGTTAGTGGATACTTTATCACGCAGTATTTCTTTTGAAGGCAACTCATTCGCAATCTTAGTGAACGGGATGGGCGCAACGCCTTTAATGGAACAGTATGTGTTTGCAAATGATGTTTTACCTTTAATTGAAGCTAAGGGTGCAACAGTTGCTTATAAAAAACTCGGGGATTATATGACAGCAATCGACATGGCTGGTATTTCTCTTACTGTTTTGAATATTACTGATCCACGTTATCTTGAATGGCTAGATGAATCAGTCACTACTATTGCATGGAACTAA
- the dhaL gene encoding dihydroxyacetone kinase subunit DhaL, with amino-acid sequence MLTNDKLIDWLTLFADELIANKAYLSDLDSPIGDGDHGVNMARGATFLKEAFSEKQPQNISETLKLTGMTLLSKVGGASGPLYGSAFIEMSKVTEEKLNSEALITNLKNGMAAVGKRGKSTVGEKTMLDVWDPVIKSLEKNELSSEAITTFVDKTKDILATKGRAAFLGERSIGHIDPGAASSGLLFSTMLKAGVLND; translated from the coding sequence ATGTTAACTAATGATAAATTAATTGATTGGCTTACTTTATTTGCGGATGAATTAATCGCCAACAAAGCTTACTTGAGTGACTTAGATTCTCCTATCGGTGATGGAGATCATGGAGTAAATATGGCACGTGGCGCGACTTTTCTTAAAGAGGCATTTAGTGAGAAACAACCACAAAACATTTCTGAAACATTGAAATTAACGGGAATGACACTTTTAAGCAAAGTAGGAGGCGCTTCTGGGCCTCTCTACGGCTCAGCTTTTATTGAAATGAGTAAAGTGACTGAAGAAAAATTAAACTCCGAGGCTCTGATTACAAACCTTAAAAACGGGATGGCCGCTGTTGGTAAACGTGGAAAATCGACTGTTGGTGAAAAAACAATGCTTGATGTTTGGGACCCAGTCATAAAAAGCTTAGAAAAAAATGAACTTTCTTCTGAAGCAATCACTACTTTTGTTGATAAAACAAAAGATATCCTTGCAACAAAAGGTAGAGCAGCCTTCCTTGGTGAAAGATCCATTGGACATATTGATCCAGGTGCTGCTTCGTCCGGCTTGTTGTTTTCAACAATGTTGAAAGCAGGTGTTCTCAATGACTGA